Below is a genomic region from Candidatus Hydrogenedentota bacterium.
ATCGTCGCGGGTCACGACATCGTGAACGACCCTATCGCGGCCAAGATGCGGCTGGCGTACGTCCCGGACGATCCGAAGCTCTTCGACACGCTCACCGTGTGGGAACACCTCGACTTCGTCGCATCGGCGTATCGCGTCGCCGATTGGAAGGGCAAGGGCGAGCGCCTGCTGGGGCAGTTCGAGTTGGAAGAGAAGCGCAACACCATGGCGCAGGAACTGTCGCGCGGCATGCGGCAGAAGGTGGCGATTTGTTGCGCGTACCTGCACGAACCGCAGGTCATTCTCTTCGACGAGCCGCACACGGGCCTCGACCCGCGCGGCATTCGCACCATGAAGAACTCCATCCTCGAACGCGTCGAAAATGGCGCGTCGGTCGTGGTCAGTTCGCACATCCTCGAACTGGTCGAAGACATGTGCACCCACTTGCTCATCTTGCACAAGGGCAAGCGCCTCTTCTTCGGAAAGCTTGAAGAAGCGCGCGCGGCCTTTGCAGGCGTCGGCGATGCCTCGCTTGAAGAGTTGTTCTTCAAAGCGACCGAGGGGG
It encodes:
- a CDS encoding ABC transporter ATP-binding protein, yielding MISVSGFNKTYRDTVAVGDLSFEVKPGDILGLVGPNGAGKTSTLRSIAGIIPPTAGQLIVAGHDIVNDPIAAKMRLAYVPDDPKLFDTLTVWEHLDFVASAYRVADWKGKGERLLGQFELEEKRNTMAQELSRGMRQKVAICCAYLHEPQVILFDEPHTGLDPRGIRTMKNSILERVENGASVVVSSHILELVEDMCTHLLILHKGKRLFFGKLEEARAAFAGVGDASLEELFFKATEGDASPESTS